The proteins below are encoded in one region of Sphingobium yanoikuyae:
- a CDS encoding aldehyde dehydrogenase family protein, which produces MQLLIDGELVDGARAIDLVNPADGQVFAAAPCADAAQVERAVAAGQRAFAGWRALDFAARGARIAALADALEGRAEDFATLLTQEQGKPLAEARGEIEGAVAALRYHAGLRLEPVVLKESAAERVVEQRHPLGVVAAIVPWNYPLLLLALKLAPALIAGNVVIAKPAPTTPLTTLMLGALAADIFPAGVVQMLGDAGDVGPMLTAHPGIAHVSFTGSTATGRRVMAAAADTVKRFTLELGGNDPAILLDDADVAAVAPILFDGAMGNAGQVCLGVKRIYAPRALMPALGAALVECAQRAVVGDGRAAGTTIGPVQNAAQYARLVDLLAEARAQGRVLHGGAPMEGDGYYIAPTIVTDLPDAARLVQEEQFGPIIPLLAYDDEEELVRRVNDGPYGLGASVWTADAARGQAMAARIDSGLVWVNRLFDLPFDVPIGGAKQSGIGRHQGLAGVEEFTQIRIVNAALG; this is translated from the coding sequence ATGCAGCTTCTTATCGATGGTGAGCTGGTCGATGGCGCGCGCGCCATCGACCTTGTCAATCCGGCGGACGGGCAGGTCTTTGCCGCCGCGCCCTGTGCCGATGCGGCGCAGGTGGAGCGGGCGGTGGCGGCCGGGCAGCGGGCCTTTGCCGGCTGGCGCGCGCTGGACTTTGCTGCGCGTGGCGCGCGGATTGCGGCGCTGGCCGATGCGCTGGAGGGCCGGGCCGAGGATTTTGCTACGCTCCTGACGCAGGAACAGGGCAAGCCGCTGGCCGAGGCGCGGGGCGAGATCGAGGGGGCGGTGGCGGCGCTGCGCTATCATGCCGGGCTGCGGCTGGAGCCGGTGGTGCTGAAGGAGAGCGCGGCCGAGCGCGTGGTCGAGCAGCGCCATCCGCTGGGCGTGGTGGCGGCGATCGTGCCGTGGAATTATCCGCTGCTGCTGCTGGCGCTCAAGCTCGCGCCGGCGCTGATCGCGGGCAATGTCGTGATCGCCAAGCCCGCGCCGACGACGCCGCTGACGACATTGATGCTGGGCGCGCTGGCGGCCGACATCTTCCCCGCCGGGGTGGTGCAGATGCTGGGCGATGCCGGCGATGTCGGGCCGATGCTGACGGCGCATCCGGGAATCGCCCATGTCAGCTTCACCGGATCGACCGCGACCGGGCGGCGGGTGATGGCGGCGGCGGCCGACACGGTGAAGCGCTTCACGCTGGAACTGGGGGGCAATGATCCGGCGATCCTGCTGGACGATGCCGATGTCGCGGCGGTGGCACCGATCCTGTTCGACGGGGCAATGGGCAATGCCGGGCAGGTCTGCCTGGGTGTCAAGCGCATCTATGCGCCGCGCGCGCTGATGCCGGCGCTGGGCGCGGCGCTGGTCGAATGCGCGCAGCGGGCGGTGGTCGGCGACGGTCGGGCGGCCGGCACGACCATCGGTCCGGTGCAGAATGCGGCGCAATATGCGCGGCTGGTCGACCTGCTGGCGGAGGCGCGGGCGCAGGGGCGGGTGCTGCATGGCGGTGCCCCCATGGAGGGGGACGGCTATTATATTGCGCCGACCATTGTCACCGACCTGCCCGACGCGGCGCGGCTGGTGCAGGAGGAACAGTTCGGGCCGATCATCCCGCTGCTCGCCTATGATGACGAGGAGGAGCTGGTCCGGCGGGTGAATGACGGCCCCTATGGACTGGGCGCGTCGGTATGGACCGCCGATGCGGCGCGCGGGCAGGCGATGGCGGCGCGGATCGACAGCGGGCTGGTCTGGGTCAACCGGCTGTTCGACCTGCCCTTCGACGTGCCGATCGGCGGCGCCAAGCAATCGGGCATCGGCCGGCACCAGGGGCTGGCCGGGGTGGAGGAATTCACTCAGATCCGCATCGTCAATGCGGCCCTGGGCTGA
- a CDS encoding cupin domain-containing protein: MTILLLPLLLAAAPDAPIAPIDRANAEHYVWGGSNDGWHLVKRDEMSVIQERIVPGGAEIRHYHQRARQFFYVLSGELTLEAGGVTHVLKAGQGLEVPPGVPHRAQNRSGAPVDFLVNSTPKSHGDRVDAPAEK, from the coding sequence ATGACGATATTGCTTCTCCCCCTGTTGCTCGCTGCCGCGCCTGATGCCCCGATCGCGCCGATAGATAGGGCCAATGCCGAACATTATGTCTGGGGTGGCAGCAATGATGGCTGGCATCTGGTGAAGCGCGACGAGATGTCGGTGATCCAGGAACGGATCGTGCCGGGCGGGGCGGAGATACGCCATTATCACCAGCGGGCGCGGCAATTCTTCTATGTCCTGTCGGGCGAACTGACGCTGGAGGCGGGCGGGGTGACCCATGTGCTCAAAGCGGGCCAGGGGCTGGAAGTGCCGCCGGGCGTGCCGCACCGGGCGCAGAACAGGAGCGGCGCGCCGGTCGATTTCCTGGTCAATTCGACGCCCAAAAGCCATGGCGACCGGGTCGACGCGCCGGCGGAGAAATAG
- the rnr gene encoding ribonuclease R translates to MASTQKQKKAAPARAKVRPAGFPTRQQVMDFITESDTPAGKREIAKAFGLKGQEKIALKALLKDMADEGLLDIGPARAFHKMGGVPKVTVLRIVDVDDTTLIATPERWEAEGQPAPRIRVVERGKRGALTIGDRILARTEEAGKGWLAHPMKKLAKATEMLLGVVEEMADGKLWLRPVDKRIRKDTPISDIGTAKKGDLVLAEPTGRPPRISARVTDILGDPFAPRSFSLIAIHKHGIPHVFPEAVEEEAVIASKLPLHEDKREDLRHLPIVAIDPVDARDHDDAVWAAPDEDPANEGGYKAIVAIADVSYYVRPGSALDREARKRGNSVYFPDLVVPMLPHQLSSDMCSLRAGQDRAAMACHLVIDAQGKVKSFRFSRAIIRVAAVLAYENAQAAIDGEQDNDLLEPALKPLWACWALLRKAREKRDPLALDLPERRVVLDEWGKIVSVAVRERLDAHMLIEDYMIAANVAAAKALEAKKAPVMYRVHETPGRDKLVALKEYLATFDIDFALGQVIRPSTFNQLIKKVGESEEKEQIMTQILRSQTQAYYAPQNMGHFGLALGSYAHFTSPIRRYADLLVHRALVGAYDLELPAPKDKAIPDRSSLSQEDYENMGRVGEMISGHERRAMEAERETIDRYVAAFLSAHVGEVVKARITGVQNFGFFATVEGLGGDGLVPVSTLGAEHFFFDEAGKALQGVESGDGYTVGQRLELRLAEADPINGALRFELPDNPAPRGSPLKRDRTRPKIHRGRPTNIRHIGSSRGKHKKR, encoded by the coding sequence ATGGCATCGACCCAGAAGCAGAAGAAGGCGGCCCCGGCCCGCGCGAAAGTCCGTCCCGCCGGGTTCCCCACCCGGCAGCAGGTGATGGACTTCATCACCGAGTCCGACACCCCGGCCGGCAAGCGCGAAATCGCCAAGGCGTTCGGCCTCAAGGGGCAGGAAAAGATCGCCTTGAAGGCGCTGCTCAAGGACATGGCGGACGAAGGCCTGCTCGACATCGGACCGGCGCGCGCCTTCCACAAGATGGGCGGCGTGCCCAAGGTGACGGTGCTGCGCATCGTCGATGTCGACGACACCACCCTGATCGCCACCCCCGAACGCTGGGAGGCCGAAGGCCAGCCCGCGCCCCGCATCCGCGTGGTCGAACGGGGCAAGCGCGGCGCGCTGACGATCGGCGACCGCATCCTCGCCCGCACCGAGGAAGCGGGCAAGGGCTGGCTCGCCCATCCGATGAAGAAGCTCGCCAAGGCGACCGAAATGCTGCTCGGCGTGGTTGAGGAAATGGCCGACGGCAAGCTGTGGCTGCGCCCGGTCGACAAGCGCATCCGCAAGGATACGCCGATCAGCGACATCGGCACCGCGAAGAAGGGCGACCTGGTCCTGGCCGAGCCGACCGGTCGCCCGCCGCGGATCAGCGCGCGCGTCACAGACATTCTTGGCGATCCCTTCGCCCCGCGCAGCTTCAGCCTGATCGCGATCCACAAGCATGGCATCCCCCATGTCTTCCCCGAAGCGGTGGAGGAGGAAGCGGTTATCGCGTCGAAGCTGCCGCTGCATGAAGACAAGCGCGAAGATCTGCGCCATCTGCCGATCGTCGCGATCGATCCGGTCGACGCCCGCGACCATGACGACGCCGTCTGGGCCGCGCCGGACGAAGATCCCGCCAATGAAGGCGGCTATAAGGCGATCGTCGCGATCGCCGATGTCAGCTATTATGTCCGCCCCGGCAGCGCGCTCGACCGCGAGGCGCGCAAGCGCGGCAACAGCGTCTATTTCCCCGACCTGGTCGTGCCGATGCTGCCGCACCAGCTCTCGTCCGACATGTGCTCGCTGCGCGCCGGTCAGGACCGCGCCGCCATGGCCTGCCATCTGGTGATCGATGCGCAGGGCAAGGTGAAGAGCTTCCGCTTCTCCCGCGCCATCATCCGCGTCGCCGCCGTCCTCGCCTATGAAAATGCGCAGGCCGCGATCGATGGCGAGCAGGATAATGATTTGCTCGAACCGGCATTGAAACCGCTCTGGGCCTGCTGGGCGCTGCTGCGCAAGGCCCGCGAAAAGCGCGATCCGCTTGCGCTCGACCTGCCCGAACGGCGCGTGGTCCTCGACGAATGGGGCAAGATCGTCAGCGTCGCGGTGCGCGAACGGCTCGACGCCCATATGCTGATCGAGGATTATATGATCGCCGCCAACGTCGCCGCGGCCAAGGCGCTGGAGGCGAAGAAGGCGCCGGTCATGTATCGCGTCCATGAAACGCCGGGCCGCGACAAGCTGGTCGCGCTCAAGGAATATCTCGCCACCTTCGACATCGACTTCGCGCTCGGCCAGGTGATCCGCCCGTCCACCTTCAACCAGCTGATCAAGAAGGTCGGCGAGTCGGAGGAGAAGGAGCAGATCATGACCCAGATCCTGCGCTCCCAGACCCAGGCCTATTATGCGCCGCAGAATATGGGCCATTTCGGCCTGGCGCTCGGCAGCTACGCCCATTTCACCTCGCCCATCCGCCGCTATGCCGACCTGCTGGTCCATCGCGCGCTGGTCGGTGCCTATGATCTCGAACTGCCCGCACCCAAGGACAAGGCGATCCCCGACCGTTCCTCCCTCAGCCAGGAGGATTATGAGAATATGGGCCGGGTCGGCGAGATGATCTCGGGCCACGAACGCCGCGCGATGGAGGCGGAGCGCGAGACAATCGACCGCTATGTCGCCGCCTTCCTGTCGGCCCATGTCGGCGAGGTGGTGAAGGCGCGGATCACCGGAGTCCAGAATTTCGGCTTCTTCGCGACGGTCGAGGGGCTGGGCGGCGACGGCCTCGTGCCCGTATCGACGCTGGGCGCCGAACATTTCTTCTTCGACGAAGCGGGCAAGGCGCTGCAGGGCGTCGAAAGCGGCGACGGCTATACGGTGGGCCAACGGCTGGAACTGCGCCTCGCCGAAGCCGATCCAATCAACGGCGCGCTGCGCTTCGAGCTGCCCGACAATCCGGCCCCGCGCGGCAGCCCGCTGAAACGCGACCGCACCCGCCCCAAAATCCACCGCGGCCGCCCCACCAACATCCGCCACATCGGCAGCAGCCGGGGCAAGCACAAGAAACGCTAG
- a CDS encoding anthranilate synthase component II, with amino-acid sequence MILVIDNYDSFTWNLVHYLMELGAKVEVVRNDAISAGQALSSGAKAFLLSPGPCTPNEAGVSLDLVAACADAGAPLLGVCLGHQAIGQHFGGKVVRGGLMHGKTSPVRHDGTGLFAGLPSPFTATRYHSLIVEDIPADLVVNATSEDGSVMGFRHATLPIHSVQFHPESIATEHGHDMLANFMKVAGIPVREREAA; translated from the coding sequence ATGATCCTCGTCATCGACAATTATGACAGCTTCACCTGGAACCTGGTCCATTATCTGATGGAGCTGGGGGCCAAGGTAGAGGTCGTGCGCAACGACGCTATCTCGGCGGGCCAGGCCCTTTCGAGCGGGGCCAAGGCCTTCCTGCTGTCGCCCGGTCCCTGCACCCCCAATGAGGCGGGTGTCAGCCTGGATCTGGTCGCCGCCTGCGCCGATGCCGGCGCGCCGCTGCTGGGCGTGTGCCTGGGCCATCAGGCGATCGGCCAGCATTTCGGCGGCAAGGTGGTGCGCGGCGGGCTGATGCACGGCAAGACATCGCCGGTGCGCCATGACGGCACCGGCCTGTTCGCCGGCCTCCCCTCGCCCTTCACCGCGACCCGCTATCACTCGCTGATCGTCGAGGATATTCCGGCCGACCTGGTGGTCAACGCGACCAGCGAGGACGGTTCGGTCATGGGCTTCCGCCACGCGACCCTGCCGATCCATTCGGTCCAGTTCCACCCGGAAAGCATCGCGACCGAACATGGCCATGACATGCTGGCCAATTTCATGAAGGTCGCCGGCATCCCGGTCCGCGAGCGCGAAGCGGCCTAA
- a CDS encoding SulP family inorganic anion transporter, which yields MTQFFSRYRRQWFSDARTARHDIMAGIVVALALIPEAIGFSIIAGVDPRVGLYASVAIAITIALIGGRPGMISAATAAVAVLVGPLVREHGVEYLFAATILMGVVQIIAGLLRLDLLMQFVSRSVITGFVNALAILIFMAQLPQLTNVGWQTYAMVLGGLAIIYLFPRITKAVPAPLVAIALLSVLSIGLGLPVHTVGDMGRLPEGLPSLALPQVPLTWDTLRIILPYSVTMAAVGLLESLLTAQIVDDMTDSDSDKQRECMGQGGANIVASLFGGMGGCAMIGQSVINVTSGGRGRLSTFVAGAFLLFLLAVLGPWVGRIPMPALVAVMVMVSIGTFSWASIANLRRHPPTSSAVMLATVVVVVATRDLSLGVLTGVLLSGIFFAAKVQRMFAVERSEADGRETYRVTGQIFFASVDRFTRAFTGEESATHVLIDVSGAHFWDISGVGALDKIIARLRREGRMVEVVGYNRASADIVDRFALHDKIGVETGAVPH from the coding sequence ATGACCCAATTTTTCAGCCGCTATCGCCGCCAATGGTTCAGCGACGCCCGGACGGCGCGCCATGACATCATGGCCGGCATCGTCGTCGCGCTCGCCCTGATCCCCGAAGCGATCGGCTTTTCCATCATCGCCGGGGTCGATCCGCGCGTCGGCCTCTATGCCTCGGTGGCGATCGCCATCACCATCGCGCTGATCGGCGGGCGGCCGGGGATGATTTCCGCCGCGACCGCCGCCGTCGCCGTGCTGGTCGGGCCGCTGGTGCGCGAGCATGGCGTCGAATATCTGTTTGCCGCGACGATCCTGATGGGCGTGGTGCAGATCATCGCCGGGCTGCTGCGGCTCGACCTGCTGATGCAGTTCGTGTCGCGATCGGTCATCACCGGCTTCGTCAATGCGCTGGCGATCCTGATCTTCATGGCGCAACTGCCGCAGCTCACGAATGTCGGCTGGCAGACCTATGCGATGGTGCTGGGGGGGCTGGCCATCATCTATCTCTTCCCCCGGATCACTAAGGCGGTGCCGGCGCCGCTGGTGGCGATCGCGCTGCTGAGCGTGCTGTCGATCGGCCTGGGCCTGCCGGTGCATACCGTCGGCGACATGGGGCGCCTGCCCGAAGGGCTGCCGAGCCTTGCCCTGCCGCAGGTGCCGCTGACCTGGGACACGCTGCGCATCATCCTGCCCTATTCAGTGACGATGGCGGCGGTCGGCCTGCTCGAATCGCTGCTGACCGCGCAGATCGTCGACGACATGACCGATAGCGACAGCGACAAGCAGCGCGAATGCATGGGGCAGGGCGGGGCGAATATCGTCGCGTCCCTGTTCGGCGGCATGGGCGGCTGCGCGATGATCGGCCAGTCGGTGATCAACGTCACGTCCGGCGGGCGCGGGCGGCTGTCGACCTTCGTCGCTGGCGCCTTCCTGCTGTTCCTACTGGCGGTGCTGGGGCCGTGGGTCGGGCGCATCCCGATGCCGGCGCTGGTCGCGGTGATGGTGATGGTGTCGATCGGCACCTTCAGTTGGGCCTCGATCGCCAATCTTCGGCGCCATCCGCCGACCTCCTCGGCCGTCATGCTGGCGACGGTGGTGGTCGTGGTGGCAACCCGCGACCTGTCGCTGGGCGTGCTGACCGGCGTGCTGCTGTCGGGCATCTTCTTCGCCGCCAAGGTGCAGCGCATGTTCGCGGTGGAGCGCAGCGAGGCCGATGGTCGGGAGACCTATCGCGTCACCGGCCAGATTTTCTTCGCCTCGGTCGACCGCTTCACCCGCGCCTTCACGGGCGAGGAAAGCGCGACCCATGTGCTGATCGACGTGTCGGGTGCGCATTTCTGGGATATTTCGGGCGTCGGCGCGCTCGACAAGATCATCGCCCGGCTGCGGCGCGAAGGGCGCATGGTCGAGGTGGTCGGCTATAACCGGGCGAGCGCCGACATCGTCGACCGCTTCGCCCTGCACGACAAGATCGGGGTGGAGACGGGGGCGGTGCCGCACTGA
- a CDS encoding chloride channel protein: MRRSWSTLFWSLAIRQRRRLRESEAAFILLAILAGVAAGLITNLLQLMAHGIQELLYGVSINRLSALGEIRHPWRLLGLPLGGLALVLLARLLRRRQRPLIDVVETNALHGGRIPMADNLVIAGQTVLSNGAGASVGLEAAYAQMGGGVASLLGQWLKLRRNDLRTLVGAGAGAGVGAAFGAPLAGAFYAFEIVIGHYTPAAIAPVVAAALSAAFVTRALGVEPWLIATTADRILGTADYLLYALLGLLCAGLGIFIMRMVTFAEMRVQGWTWPGRWRPLIGGVLLMPLAWLTPQTLSAGHGALHLNLILLPDWTVLLMILCLKIAASVISLSFGFRGGLFFASLFLGSLAGQIFAQIVDLIGIGWALDPNDAALVGMAALSVAIVGGPMTLGLLMLETTHDFQLMGVVLTASLLSSAVTREMFGYSFSTWRLHLRGSTIRSPRDIGWVMNLTAGRMMRRDWVSVPDTMNVGQFRALVPLGSASKAIMIDGAGGYRGIVPTAAAYRPELAEDAPIAPLATMADISLRADADIRAILPLFDKAAADELAVVDESGLVLGVLTEKHARRRYFEEIESSQRALFGEG, translated from the coding sequence ATGCGCCGTTCCTGGTCGACCCTGTTCTGGAGCCTTGCCATCCGCCAGCGCCGCCGGTTGCGCGAGAGCGAGGCGGCCTTCATCCTGCTCGCCATACTGGCGGGCGTGGCGGCGGGGCTGATCACGAACCTGTTGCAGCTGATGGCGCACGGCATCCAGGAACTGCTCTACGGCGTCAGCATCAATCGGCTGAGCGCGTTGGGCGAGATCCGCCATCCCTGGCGGCTGCTGGGCCTGCCGCTGGGCGGGCTGGCGCTGGTGCTGCTGGCGCGGCTGCTGCGCCGGCGGCAACGGCCGCTGATCGACGTGGTGGAGACCAATGCGCTGCATGGCGGGCGCATCCCGATGGCCGACAATCTGGTGATCGCCGGGCAGACGGTGCTGTCGAACGGGGCGGGTGCCTCGGTCGGTCTGGAGGCAGCCTATGCGCAGATGGGCGGCGGCGTCGCGTCGCTGCTGGGCCAATGGCTGAAGCTGCGGCGCAATGATCTGCGCACCCTGGTCGGTGCGGGCGCGGGGGCGGGCGTGGGCGCGGCCTTCGGCGCGCCGCTGGCCGGCGCCTTCTATGCGTTCGAGATCGTGATAGGCCATTATACGCCCGCCGCGATCGCGCCGGTTGTGGCAGCGGCCTTGAGCGCGGCGTTCGTGACCCGCGCGCTGGGCGTCGAGCCGTGGCTGATCGCGACCACGGCGGACCGGATATTGGGGACGGCGGACTATCTTCTCTATGCGCTGCTGGGCCTGCTGTGCGCGGGGCTGGGCATATTCATCATGCGGATGGTGACCTTTGCCGAAATGCGGGTGCAGGGCTGGACCTGGCCGGGGCGGTGGCGGCCGCTGATCGGCGGCGTGCTGCTGATGCCGCTCGCCTGGCTGACGCCGCAGACGCTGTCGGCGGGCCATGGCGCGCTGCACCTCAACCTCATCCTGCTGCCCGACTGGACCGTGCTGCTGATGATCCTGTGCCTCAAGATCGCGGCCTCGGTGATTTCGCTGAGCTTCGGCTTTCGCGGCGGGCTGTTCTTCGCGTCCTTGTTCCTGGGATCGCTGGCGGGGCAGATTTTCGCACAGATCGTCGACCTCATCGGGATCGGCTGGGCGCTCGACCCCAATGATGCGGCGCTGGTGGGGATGGCGGCGCTGAGCGTCGCGATCGTCGGCGGGCCGATGACGCTGGGCTTGCTGATGCTGGAGACGACCCATGATTTCCAGCTAATGGGCGTGGTGCTGACCGCGTCGCTGCTGTCGAGCGCGGTGACGCGGGAAATGTTCGGCTATTCCTTCTCCACCTGGCGGCTGCATCTGCGCGGATCGACCATCCGCAGCCCGCGCGACATTGGCTGGGTGATGAACCTGACCGCCGGGCGGATGATGCGGCGCGACTGGGTGTCGGTGCCCGATACGATGAATGTCGGCCAGTTTCGTGCGCTGGTGCCGCTGGGGTCGGCGAGCAAGGCGATCATGATCGACGGCGCAGGCGGCTATCGCGGCATCGTGCCGACGGCGGCGGCCTATCGCCCCGAACTGGCGGAAGATGCGCCGATCGCGCCGCTGGCAACGATGGCCGATATCTCGCTGCGGGCTGACGCGGATATTCGCGCGATCCTGCCTTTGTTCGACAAGGCGGCGGCGGACGAGCTGGCGGTGGTGGACGAAAGCGGGCTCGTGCTGGGTGTGCTAACCGAGAAACATGCGCGGCGGCGCTATTTCGAGGAGATTGAGAGTTCGCAGCGGGCGCTGTTCGGCGAGGGATAG
- the trpD gene encoding anthranilate phosphoribosyltransferase, whose translation MTLLPHPSAPLAADEAARAFDLLFDADLSDEAIAGFLVTMARRGETATEIAAAARAMRARMIPVDAPDGTIDVCGTGGDGHHTLNVSTAVSLVVAAAGVPVAKHGNRAASSKAGAADTLEALGLDLDRAAATAEATLKDLGICFLFAQNYHPALKRLGPIRRSIGERTIFNLMGPLANPANVRRQLVGIARPAYVPIYADALGQLGATHAMIVSGDEGLDELSLAGGNDIAEVTADGVVAMRRLTAAELGLSTQPVTAIRGGDPTHNAAALRALLQGEAGAYRDAVLLNAAAALVVADAAHDFQEGVEQAAEAIDNGLANALLNCWIAYQ comes from the coding sequence ATGACCCTGTTGCCCCATCCCAGCGCGCCCCTGGCCGCCGACGAAGCCGCCCGCGCCTTCGACCTGCTGTTCGACGCCGACCTGTCGGACGAGGCGATCGCCGGTTTCCTCGTCACCATGGCGCGGCGCGGCGAGACTGCGACGGAAATCGCCGCCGCCGCCCGCGCGATGCGCGCCCGGATGATCCCGGTCGACGCGCCCGACGGCACGATCGACGTCTGCGGCACCGGCGGCGACGGCCATCATACGCTCAACGTCTCGACCGCCGTCAGCCTGGTGGTCGCGGCCGCCGGCGTGCCGGTCGCCAAGCATGGCAATCGCGCCGCCTCGTCCAAGGCGGGCGCCGCCGATACGCTCGAAGCGCTGGGCCTCGATCTCGATCGCGCCGCCGCCACGGCGGAAGCGACGCTCAAGGATTTGGGCATCTGCTTCCTGTTCGCGCAAAATTATCATCCTGCGCTCAAGCGTCTCGGTCCGATCCGCCGGTCGATCGGCGAACGCACCATCTTCAACCTGATGGGGCCGCTCGCCAATCCAGCCAATGTCCGCCGCCAACTGGTCGGCATCGCCCGTCCCGCCTATGTCCCCATCTATGCCGACGCACTGGGCCAGTTGGGCGCCACCCATGCGATGATCGTGTCGGGCGACGAGGGGCTTGACGAACTCTCGCTCGCCGGCGGCAACGACATTGCCGAGGTGACGGCCGACGGCGTCGTCGCGATGCGCCGCCTGACCGCCGCAGAACTGGGCCTTTCGACCCAGCCCGTAACCGCCATTCGCGGCGGCGACCCGACCCATAATGCCGCGGCGCTCCGTGCCCTGCTCCAGGGCGAGGCCGGCGCCTATCGCGACGCCGTGCTGCTCAACGCCGCCGCCGCTTTGGTGGTGGCTGACGCTGCCCATGATTTCCAGGAAGGCGTCGAACAGGCCGCCGAAGCGATCGACAACGGCCTTGCCAACGCGCTCCTCAATTGCTGGATTGCCTATCAATGA
- the trpC gene encoding indole-3-glycerol phosphate synthase TrpC produces MTNKLIEICDFKREDVARRKAATTIASLHVRASEQTPPRGFRKALDDAARSGFGLIAEVKKASPSKGLIRADFDPPAHAVAYAAGGAACLSVLTDEPYFQGHDDYLMAARSACALPVLRKDFIVDPWQILESRALGADAILIIVAALEDSQMQEIEDAALGLGMDALIEVHDEAELERALKLRSRLIGVNNRDLRDFSVDFARTYELVGKAPDGCTFVAESGLGSHADLTAMADHGVRYFLVGETLMRQADVEAATRNLLTGA; encoded by the coding sequence ATGACCAACAAGCTCATCGAAATCTGCGATTTCAAGCGCGAGGATGTCGCCCGCCGCAAGGCCGCGACGACGATCGCATCGCTCCACGTCCGCGCTAGCGAGCAGACCCCGCCGCGCGGCTTCCGCAAGGCGCTGGACGATGCCGCCCGTTCGGGCTTCGGCCTGATTGCCGAGGTGAAGAAGGCCAGCCCGTCCAAGGGGCTGATCCGCGCCGATTTCGATCCGCCAGCCCATGCCGTCGCCTATGCCGCCGGTGGCGCCGCCTGCCTTTCGGTGCTGACCGACGAACCCTATTTTCAGGGCCATGACGATTATCTGATGGCCGCCCGATCGGCCTGCGCGCTGCCGGTGCTGCGCAAGGATTTCATCGTCGATCCCTGGCAGATCCTGGAAAGCCGCGCGCTCGGCGCCGACGCGATCCTGATCATCGTCGCCGCGCTGGAAGATAGCCAGATGCAGGAGATAGAGGATGCGGCGCTCGGCCTGGGCATGGATGCCCTGATCGAGGTGCATGACGAGGCCGAACTGGAACGTGCGCTCAAACTCCGCTCGCGCCTGATCGGCGTCAACAACCGCGACCTGCGCGATTTCAGCGTCGATTTCGCCCGCACCTATGAACTGGTGGGCAAGGCGCCCGACGGCTGCACCTTCGTCGCCGAAAGCGGCCTTGGTTCGCATGCCGACCTCACCGCCATGGCCGATCATGGCGTGCGCTACTTCCTGGTCGGCGAAACCCTGATGCGCCAGGCCGATGTCGAGGCGGCGACCCGCAACCTGCTGACCGGCGCATGA
- the moaC gene encoding cyclic pyranopterin monophosphate synthase MoaC, with protein sequence MTGLTHLDEDGAARMVDVSAKAVTAREAVAAGRITMAADAAQAIAAGLVKKGDVLAVARVAGIMAAKRTAELIPLCHPIPLSAVTIDFTLRDDGVTVTATARTAGQTGVEMEALTAATAALLTVYDMAKVLDKGMIIGDVRLLAKRGGKSGDWTAPESSDR encoded by the coding sequence ATGACCGGCCTCACCCATCTGGACGAGGATGGCGCGGCGCGCATGGTCGATGTCTCGGCCAAGGCCGTGACCGCGCGCGAGGCGGTGGCCGCCGGCCGCATCACCATGGCGGCCGACGCCGCGCAGGCGATTGCCGCCGGCCTCGTCAAGAAGGGGGATGTGCTGGCCGTCGCCCGCGTCGCCGGCATCATGGCCGCCAAGCGCACCGCCGAACTGATCCCGCTCTGCCATCCGATCCCGCTGAGCGCCGTCACCATCGACTTTACCCTCCGCGACGATGGCGTCACCGTCACCGCAACCGCGCGCACCGCCGGCCAGACCGGGGTGGAGATGGAGGCGCTGACCGCCGCGACTGCCGCCTTGCTCACCGTCTATGACATGGCCAAGGTGCTCGATAAGGGCATGATAATCGGCGATGTTCGCCTGCTCGCCAAGCGCGGCGGCAAGTCGGGCGACTGGACCGCGCCGGAGAGCAGCGACCGATGA